From Mytilus edulis chromosome 9, xbMytEdul2.2, whole genome shotgun sequence, the proteins below share one genomic window:
- the LOC139488463 gene encoding suppressor of cytokine signaling 2-like — protein MCPKDQIITVFGCMAESDFKNLSPHYKKDLIAYKDARIDRQFKLQSGGTYTCRTCTKNIEERTSDYLCAKDFNVQSRNMELLMQSNWYFNGMSSQQAKLTLGKSDVGTFLVRDSSDPNFLFSVSVKTPRGPTSVRVSYSKGFFQLDCDVNIKSSVPKFDSIVSLVDYYVRLGLNEHNKCRWLESSGRKDLPIVLKNPKVNGVTDLKHMCRLTINRTLPVSQKKEEIAANIDKINLPRPLSEYLKYYPHLH, from the coding sequence ATGTGTCCAAAAGATCAAATCATCACGGTGTTTGGATGTATGGCAGAGTcagattttaaaaatttaagtcCACATTACAAAAAGGATTTAATAGCATACAAAGACGCAAGGATTGATAGACAATTTAAGTTACAATCTGGTGGGACGTACACGTGTCGGACTTGTACAAAAAATATAGAAGAGAGAACTTCAGATTATTTATGTGCCAAAGACTTTAATGTTCAAAGTAGGAATATGGAATTACTTATGCAATCAAACTGGTATTTTAATGGAATGTCAAGTCAACAAGCAAAGTTAACATTAGGAAAATCCGACGTAGGAACATTTTTAGTGAGGGATAGTTCAGATCCCAACTTCTTATTTTCGGTGAGTGTGAAAACTCCTAGGGGACCAACAAGTGTACGGGTATCATATTCAAAAGGATTTTTTCAACTAGATTGTGATGTGAATATTAAATCAAGTGTGCCAAAATTTGATTCAATTGTTAGTTTAGTAGACTATTACGTAAGATTAGGATTAAATGAACATAACAAATGTAGATGGTTAGAAAGTTCAGGACGCAAGGACTTGCCAATAGTACTTAAAAATCCAAAGGTAAATGGGGTGACTGATTTAAAACATATGTGTAGATTAACAATCAATCGTACTTTACCCGTGTCCCAGAAAAAAGAGGAAATAGCAGCGAACATAGATAAAATAAACTTACCACGGCCTTTGTCGGAGTACTTGAAATACTATCCACATCTACATTGA